One genomic region from Candidatus Goldiibacteriota bacterium encodes:
- the thiE gene encoding thiamine phosphate synthase, whose product MKSPTAKLNSPPFGIYSVITEKFCSNGSSVKTLEKVLKGGAKIVQLREKEYHKGRILQMALEFRKLTNKYKALLIINDHIDIALICKADGVHLGQDDIPCKEAKKLAPGLIIGVSTHNLKEALQAQKDGADYINIGPIFATKTKENLMAPLGIETLKKISKKINIPFTVMGGIKEHHIPQLVKAGAKRIAMVTEITQADNITTKVKSLQGMIKSC is encoded by the coding sequence ATGAAAAGCCCCACAGCAAAACTTAACAGCCCGCCTTTTGGCATATATTCCGTTATAACAGAAAAATTCTGTTCCAACGGTTCATCCGTTAAAACGCTTGAAAAGGTTTTAAAGGGCGGCGCGAAGATTGTGCAGTTAAGGGAAAAGGAGTACCATAAAGGCAGAATTCTACAAATGGCCCTTGAATTCAGAAAACTGACAAACAAATATAAAGCCCTGCTTATCATTAATGACCACATAGATATAGCCCTTATATGCAAAGCAGACGGTGTTCACCTTGGGCAGGATGACATCCCATGCAAAGAGGCAAAGAAACTTGCGCCCGGTCTCATAATAGGGGTATCAACGCATAATTTAAAAGAGGCGCTGCAGGCGCAAAAAGACGGCGCGGATTATATAAACATAGGGCCAATATTTGCCACAAAGACAAAAGAAAATTTAATGGCCCCGCTTGGTATTGAAACATTAAAGAAAATCTCCAAAAAAATTAATATTCCGTTTACCGTCATGGGCGGGATTAAAGAACACCACATCCCGCAGCTTGTTAAAGCGGGAGCAAAAAGGATTGCGATGGTAACGGAAATAACGCAGGCCGATAACATCACCACAAAAGTCAAATCTCTGCAGGGGATGATAAAAAGTTGTTAA
- the thiS gene encoding sulfur carrier protein ThiS — protein sequence MKAIINGAEKEFESTMTVSALLVSLGLKQGMTVVELNGEIIARDNFESRNINHGDKVEIVRFVGGG from the coding sequence ATGAAAGCAATAATTAACGGCGCTGAAAAAGAATTTGAAAGCACCATGACAGTATCCGCGCTGCTTGTCTCGCTTGGATTAAAACAGGGCATGACCGTCGTGGAATTAAACGGCGAGATAATTGCAAGGGATAATTTTGAAAGCAGAAACATTAACCACGGCGATAAGGTGGAAATTGTAAGGTTTGTAGGGGGAGGATAG
- the thiH gene encoding 2-iminoacetate synthase ThiH, with protein sequence MFYEEFLKINKELIKKAVNSGDKTRVETAVKKESVSYEDFLALLSPAAASLLDSMAIRSREMTQKHFGKNINMYIPLYISNECSNECAYCGFNRKNKINRKTLSEEEVKAELEGIKSLGYNSILLLTGEAPDKAGLDYVARCVALARKYFTQVSLEIYPMDTDGYKKLVDNGATGLTVYQETYDPETYKKVHLSGQKKNFEWRINTPDRAAQAGFRKIGIGALLGLYDWRTEAAYVGAHAAYIMKKYWKTEVSVSFPRMRGSSSGFKPSEIISDKELVQMIFALRIFTKFAGITLSTREAADFRDNMISLGVTNMSAGSKTNPGGYVGSESEGQFEICDDRSVREILDAIKSRGYYPVFKDWADTFGGNK encoded by the coding sequence ATGTTTTATGAAGAGTTTTTAAAAATAAACAAAGAATTGATAAAAAAAGCGGTAAATTCCGGCGATAAAACGCGCGTTGAAACAGCGGTAAAGAAAGAAAGCGTGTCGTATGAAGATTTCCTTGCGCTGCTTTCCCCTGCAGCGGCTTCATTGCTTGACAGCATGGCAATAAGGTCAAGGGAGATGACGCAGAAACACTTCGGGAAAAATATTAACATGTATATCCCGCTTTATATTTCCAATGAATGTTCCAATGAATGCGCTTATTGCGGTTTCAACAGGAAAAATAAAATAAACAGAAAGACTTTAAGTGAAGAAGAGGTGAAAGCCGAACTTGAAGGGATAAAGTCCCTTGGATATAACAGTATTCTTCTGCTGACCGGCGAAGCGCCAGATAAAGCCGGGCTTGATTACGTAGCGCGGTGCGTCGCGCTTGCAAGAAAGTATTTTACACAGGTATCGCTTGAAATTTACCCTATGGATACGGACGGATATAAAAAACTTGTGGATAACGGCGCGACAGGGCTTACGGTGTATCAGGAAACTTATGACCCTGAAACATATAAAAAAGTACACCTGTCCGGGCAGAAGAAAAATTTTGAATGGCGCATTAATACTCCTGACCGCGCGGCGCAGGCGGGGTTTCGTAAAATCGGCATAGGCGCGCTTTTAGGGCTTTATGACTGGCGCACGGAAGCGGCGTATGTGGGCGCGCACGCGGCATATATAATGAAAAAATACTGGAAAACAGAAGTATCCGTAAGCTTTCCGCGCATGCGGGGTTCCAGTTCCGGTTTTAAACCAAGTGAGATAATAAGTGATAAAGAACTTGTGCAGATGATATTTGCATTAAGGATATTTACCAAATTTGCCGGCATTACACTTTCCACAAGGGAAGCCGCGGATTTCAGGGACAATATGATAAGCCTTGGCGTAACAAATATGAGCGCAGGTTCAAAAACAAACCCCGGCGGTTATGTGGGAAGCGAATCCGAAGGCCAGTTTGAAATATGCGACGACAGAAGTGTCCGTGAAATTCTTGACGCGATTAAAAGCAGGGGATATTATCCTGTGTTCAAAGACTGGGCTGACACGTTTGGAGGAAATAAATGA